One part of the Vespula pensylvanica isolate Volc-1 chromosome 18, ASM1446617v1, whole genome shotgun sequence genome encodes these proteins:
- the LOC122635320 gene encoding uncharacterized protein LOC122635320 translates to MESKNKGSSLKNKITYTPSFKTTSKKGSYLKLLGKSKFDDIDKLTPKDLEDSLKRAKENPIEPFAFLNKISVEGTIEENILNKAKNESTEIDIKLANLMKRIELNKTLLERTNQRVKDIDSLVKRSELILPKNQIYDENIYMKIKSIAKKESTKIEPSIEYPEIEKFRRTMDATKDILNYVKKISKGEMTLNDLPTELLNRVKSSNENIENIKIDQ, encoded by the exons ATGGAATCAAAGAATAAAGGCTCtag tttaaaaaacaagataaCCTATACACCGTCGTTCAAAACCACAAGCAAAAAGGGAAGTTATTTGAAATTACTTGGCAAATCAAAATTTGacgatatcgataaattaacaCCGAAAGATTTGGAAGATTCTTTgaaaagagcgaaagaaaatcCGATAGAACCTTTcgcttttttaaataaaatttcggtAGAAGGTACGATCGAGGAAAACATATTAAACAAAGCGAAGAACGAATCAACGGAGATAGAC ATTAAGTTGGCTAACCTGATGAAACGTATAGAATTGAATAAAACTTTGTTGGAAAGAACGAATCAACGTGTGAAAGATATCGATTCTCTCGTTAAACGAAGCGAATTGATTTTACCGAAAAATCAGATTTAcg ACGAGAAtatctatatgaaaataaagtcGATCGCTAAAAAGGAATCTACGAAAATTGAACCTTCGATCGAATATCCAGAAATtg AAAAATTTCGTCGTACCATGGACGCTACCAAGGACATACTGAATtacgtaaagaaaatatctaaagGTGAAATGACCTTGAACGATTTACCTACGGAACTTTTGAATCGTGTAAAATCGTCCAACGAAAATATCGAGAACATCAAGATCGACCAGTAA
- the LOC122635316 gene encoding E3 ubiquitin-protein ligase RMND5A isoform X1, producing the protein MEACNAVEREVDKVLLKFGAINEHADNVLRDLINHIESLKKELEEAPSDHELTPGQVQVLKQAMTKVRDTVQRLATDHRDLHSTVSKVGKAIDRNFIADFASTSREDVFSGPEKSHLLNQVICQHFYRQGMLDIADELATEAGIKTDEGRKEPFTELNYILDCLKQRNLEPALEWAKKHREALLAQNSSLEFKLHRLHFIRLVQQGPTKQTEAIMYARQNLTQFVGRHEKEVQALMGTLLYLPNGIQSSPYSHLLDPTLWLDIHDVFTKEACTLLGLSVDSPLSVCINAGCTALPALLNIKQVMQQRQVTGIWSGKDELPVNIEIDLGKQSRYHSVFACPILRQQSTENNPPMKLVCGHVISRDALNKLTNANKLKCPYCPVEQNPEDARLIYF; encoded by the exons ATGGAGGCTTGTAATGCTGTTGAGCGCGAAGTTGACAAAGTTCTATTAAAATTTGGTGCGATTAACGAACATGCAGATAATGTTTTACgagatttaataaatcatatcgAGTcgttaaaaaaggaattagaAGAAG CACCATCTGATCATGAACTGACACCGGGTCAAGTGCAGGTATTAAAACAAGCAATGACAAAGGTTCGTGATACTGTACAACGTTTGGCAACCGATCACCGAGACTTACACAGTACGGTATCTAAAGTGGGCAAAGCTATTGACAGAAACTTTATTGCTGATTTTGCAAGTACAAGTCGAGAAGATGTATTTTCTGGTCCAGAAAAGTCTCACCTTCTTAATCAAGTTATCTGTCAACACTTCTATCGTCAAGGAATGCTGGATATTGCAGATGAATTGGCAACA gaAGCAGGAATTAAAACCGACGAAGGCAGGAAAGAACCGTTCacagaattaaattatatacttgATTGCTTGAAGCAAAGAAATTTAGAACCTGCACTTGAGTGGGCTAAGAAACACAGGGAAGCTCTTTTGGCAcaa AATTCATCTCTTGAATTTAAGTTACATAGATTACATTTCATAAGGCTTGTACAACAAGGACCTACTAAACAAACAGAGGCAATAATGTATGCACGTCAGAATCTTACACAGTTTGTTGGACGTCATGAGAAAGAAGTACAAGCTCTAATGGGAACGTTACTTTATTTACCGAATGGAATACAATCATCTCCGTATAGCCATTTATTAGATCCTACATTATGGCTTGACATTCATGATGTTTTTACTAAAGAAGCATGTACATTATTAGGCCTAAGCGTTGACAGTCCACTCTCGGTTTG taTCAATGCTGGATGTACAGCACTTCCTGCTCTTCTCAATATTAAACAGGTTATGCAACAAAGACAAGTTACTGGTATATGGAGTGGAAAAGATGAACTTCCGGTAAAT atcgaAATAGATTTGGGTAAACAAAGTCGTTATCATTCGGTTTTCGCATGTCCAATCCTTCGACAACAAAGTACAGAAAACAATCCACCAATGAAATTAGTTTGCGGTCACGTAATATCAAGGGATGCATTAAATAAGCTCACCAATGCAAACAA ACTGAAATGCCCATACTGTCCTGTGGAACAAAATCCAGAAGATGCTAgacttatatatttctag
- the LOC122635316 gene encoding E3 ubiquitin-protein ligase RMND5A isoform X2: MEACNAVEREVDKVLLKFGAINEHADNVLRDLINHIESLKKELEEAPSDHELTPGQVQVLKQAMTKVRDTVQRLATDHRDLHSTVSKVGKAIDRNFIADFASTSREDVFSGPEKSHLLNQVICQHFYRQGMLDIADELATEAGIKTDEGRKEPFTELNYILDCLKQRNLEPALEWAKKHREALLAQNSSLEFKLHRLHFIRLVQQGPTKQTEAIMYARQNLTQFVGRHEKEVQALMGTLLYLPNGIQSSPYSHLLDPTLWLDIHDVFTKEACTLLGLSVDSPLSVCINAGCTALPALLNIKQVMQQRQVTGIWSGKDELPIEIDLGKQSRYHSVFACPILRQQSTENNPPMKLVCGHVISRDALNKLTNANKLKCPYCPVEQNPEDARLIYF, from the exons ATGGAGGCTTGTAATGCTGTTGAGCGCGAAGTTGACAAAGTTCTATTAAAATTTGGTGCGATTAACGAACATGCAGATAATGTTTTACgagatttaataaatcatatcgAGTcgttaaaaaaggaattagaAGAAG CACCATCTGATCATGAACTGACACCGGGTCAAGTGCAGGTATTAAAACAAGCAATGACAAAGGTTCGTGATACTGTACAACGTTTGGCAACCGATCACCGAGACTTACACAGTACGGTATCTAAAGTGGGCAAAGCTATTGACAGAAACTTTATTGCTGATTTTGCAAGTACAAGTCGAGAAGATGTATTTTCTGGTCCAGAAAAGTCTCACCTTCTTAATCAAGTTATCTGTCAACACTTCTATCGTCAAGGAATGCTGGATATTGCAGATGAATTGGCAACA gaAGCAGGAATTAAAACCGACGAAGGCAGGAAAGAACCGTTCacagaattaaattatatacttgATTGCTTGAAGCAAAGAAATTTAGAACCTGCACTTGAGTGGGCTAAGAAACACAGGGAAGCTCTTTTGGCAcaa AATTCATCTCTTGAATTTAAGTTACATAGATTACATTTCATAAGGCTTGTACAACAAGGACCTACTAAACAAACAGAGGCAATAATGTATGCACGTCAGAATCTTACACAGTTTGTTGGACGTCATGAGAAAGAAGTACAAGCTCTAATGGGAACGTTACTTTATTTACCGAATGGAATACAATCATCTCCGTATAGCCATTTATTAGATCCTACATTATGGCTTGACATTCATGATGTTTTTACTAAAGAAGCATGTACATTATTAGGCCTAAGCGTTGACAGTCCACTCTCGGTTTG taTCAATGCTGGATGTACAGCACTTCCTGCTCTTCTCAATATTAAACAGGTTATGCAACAAAGACAAGTTACTGGTATATGGAGTGGAAAAGATGAACTTCCG atcgaAATAGATTTGGGTAAACAAAGTCGTTATCATTCGGTTTTCGCATGTCCAATCCTTCGACAACAAAGTACAGAAAACAATCCACCAATGAAATTAGTTTGCGGTCACGTAATATCAAGGGATGCATTAAATAAGCTCACCAATGCAAACAA ACTGAAATGCCCATACTGTCCTGTGGAACAAAATCCAGAAGATGCTAgacttatatatttctag